One genomic window of Solanum stenotomum isolate F172 chromosome 9, ASM1918654v1, whole genome shotgun sequence includes the following:
- the LOC125877709 gene encoding uncharacterized protein LOC125877709 — MDGCSGDTKTPFHLPINDITAMPCGDFDMKIVASTKQGILCCVRRIGSRYRYYICKPSTKQWIKLPNPRVRFETVKVALIVLKSNPLHFKIIRLSSPKTSYHHYRVLGKDYYRREVFDSEHWKWKQEKDLLVPELLCFDMFAPAVNASGLVYFKLCDDLVMALDYNGEEAFPRFSLPNQAFDYEDYRYNQLVEYNGKLGFTCLSPRGTGLWVFENENHVWELKKEVGIESIKEVTNFPTPSGIYNADIALMKDYYKVYFYKLQDKSFNEVKLNKCRDVQEVFPFRSDLEPVDLSMLRTNNTFSLNKLLYRFFFIFLITNFLLDSYLLAIAFLSPLYVKSSIFFGLQTNSMQKS; from the exons ATGGATGGGTGTTCAGGGGATACTAAAACCCCGTTCCATCTTCCTATTAATGATATTACAGCAATGCCTTGCGGAGATTTTGACATGAAGATAGTCGCCTCCACAAAGCAGGGCATACTCTGTTGTGTTAGAAGAATTGGAAGCAGATATAGATATTATATTTGCAAGCCAAGTACTAAACAATGGATAAAACTACCGAATCCTAGAGTACGATTTGAAACTGTCAAAGTTGCCCTCATTGTGCTGAAATCGAATCCTCTGCATTTCAAGATCATAAGGTTGTCATCACCTAAGACTTCTTATCATCATTACAGAGTattaggaaaggattactatcgTCGTGAAGTTTTTGATTCAGAACATTGGAAGTGGAAGCAAGAAAAAGATTTGTTAGTCCCTGAATTATTGTGCTTTGACATGTTTGCTCCAGCAGTTAATGCAAGTGGTTTGGTTTATTTCAAACTATGCGATGATCTAGTAATGGCTCTAGACTATAATGGGGAAGAGGCTTTCCCCAGATTTTCACTTCCAAATCAAGCTTTTGATTATGAAGATTATCGATATAACCAACTTGTGGAGTATAATGGGAAGCTTGGGTTTACCTGTTTGTCACCAAGAGGGACAGGGCTTTGGGTTTTCGAGAATGAGAATCATGTTTGGGAGTTGAAAAAGGAAGTAGGCATTGAAAGTATAAAGGAGGTGACAAATTTTCCAACTCCTTCTGGGATTTATAATGCAGACATTGCTTTGATGAAGGATTACTATAAAGTTTACTTTTACAAGCTGCAAGATAAGAGCTTTAACGAGGTGAAACTGAATAAATGCCGTGATGTTCAAGAAGTTTTCCCTTTTCGATCAGATTTAGAGCCAGTTGATCTGAGTATGCTACGAACCAACAACACTTTTTCATTGAACAAACTCCTCTAtcgtttcttttttattttcttaa TTACTAACTTTTTGCTGGATTCCTATTTATTGGCTATTGCTTTTCTTAGTCCCCTTTATGTTAAAAGTAGCATATTTTTCGGTCTCCAAACAAATTCTATGCAAAAAAGCTAG
- the LOC125877708 gene encoding G-type lectin S-receptor-like serine/threonine-protein kinase At4g27290, producing MGFFSPGDSENRYVGIWYKNISVRTVVWVANREAPLTGASSILKVIEPGILVLVNGTNSVVWSTNTSRSVQNSVAQLLDSGNLVVKQADDDNPGNFLWQSFDHPSDTLLPGMKLGWNFITGREVYLSSWKNEEDPAPGDYTYHCDPSGYPQNILKKGSDVVYRSGPWNGLHFSGAISSRDSPLYTFGIFSSKTDVYFGFYLTSSVITRLTLSQNGALQRWIWGDRAQDWIPYLSIPTDNCDVYKLCGAYGSCNSQNSPVCGCLDKFVPKHDEDWQKADWSSGCVRRIELNCLQGDIFLKYSHMKLPDTRNSWSNVTMTLEECKTICSRNCSCMAYSNIDIRNGGSGCLLWFKDLLDIRQLSKEGQDIYIRIAASELDSLEKSDGEKGRALYWILPLSVSLVLVILSILLICHRRRKKALKLTTKAAEKSRYSGSIKQDYNSGSCTEEFEIPLFDLSTITKATDNFSVNRKIGEGGFGPVYKGILEKGQEIAVKRLSKTSTQGEDEFKNEVVYIAKLQHRNLVKILGCCSEGEEKMLIYEYLSNGSLDSFIFGGRQSRILDWSERFHIINGIARGLVYLHQDSQLRIIHRDLKATNILLDNDMNAKISDFGIARCHEEDGNEAMTNRVIGTYGYLSPEYALYGQYSVKSDVYSFGILVLEIVSGKSNRRFAPSNLNRSLIGHAWELNKEGRSIELLDERVGDSCSTPQEVVRSIGVGLLCVQERPDDRPSMSSVVLMLNNEGTLPQAKLPAFYMEGDASDTELHSSQFAHSTTGDTPLEIR from the exons ATGGGGTTCTTCAGTCCAGGTGATTCGGAGAATCGCTATGTGGGTATATGGTACAAGAACATATCTGTTAGGACTGTGGTGTGGGTAGCTAACAGAGAAGCTCCTTTGACTGGTGCATCAAGTATCTTGAAAGTAATTGAGCCAGGAATTCTTGTCCTTGTCAATGGTACTAACAGTGTTGTATGGTCAACTAATACCTCTAGATCTGTGCAGAATTCTGTTGCACAATTGCTGGATTCGGGGAATCTTGTTGTGAAACAAGCTGATGATGATAACCCAGGAAATTTCCTCTGGCAGAGTTTTGATCACCCAAGTGATACACTATTACCAGGCATGAAGCTCGGTTGGAACTTTATAACTGGCCGAGAGGTGTACTTGTCATCATGGAAGAACGAGGAGGATCCAGCTCCTGGTGATTATACATATCATTGTGATCCTTCTGGATATCCACAAAACATCCTGAAGAAGGGTTCAGATGTTGTGTATCGGTCTGGACCGTGGAATGGTCTTCATTTTAGTGGGGCAATTAGCTCAAGAGACAGTCCTTTGTATACATTTGGGATATTCTCAAGTAAGACGGATGTGTATTTTGGATTTTATCTCACATCTTCGGTTATCACAAGGTTGACACTAAGTCAGAATGGTGCATTACAGCGTTGGATTTGGGGTGACCGTGCACAGGATTGGATCCCTTACCTCTCAATACCCACAGACAACTGCGATGTTTACAAACTCTGTGGCGCATATGGTAGCTGCAACAGTCAAAATTCTCCTGTATGTGGATGCTTAGACAAATTTGTGCCAAAACATGATGAAGATTGGCAAAAGGCAGATTGGTCAAGTGGCTGTGTTAGGAGGATTGAACTAAACTGCCTCCAGGGAGacatatttttaaagtattcgCATATGAAATTGCCAGACACACGAAATTCCTGGTCCAATGTGACTATGACACTAGAAGAATGCAAGACTATATGCTCTAGAAATTGCTCTTGTATGGCTTACTCAAATATTGACATACGCAATGGAGGAAGTGGATGCTTATTGTGGTTCAAGGATCTGCTTGACATTCGACAGCTATCTAAAGAGGGACAAGATATCTATATAAGAATAGCTGCTTCGGAATTAG ATAGTCTGGAGAAATCAGATGGTGAAAAAGGAAGAGCACTATACTGGATTCTTCCATTATCCGTTAGTTTAGTTCTAGTAATCCTTAGCATATTGCTGATATGCcacagaagaaggaagaaggcTTTAAAGCTTACAACGAAAG CTGCAGAAAAATCGAGATACAGCGGAAGTATCAAGCAGGATTACAACAGTGGTAGTTGCACTGAAGAATTTGAGATACCACTGTTTGACTTATCTACCATAACTAAGGCTACCGATAACTTTTCAGTAAACAGAAAGATTGGAGAGGGGGGCTTTGGTCCTGTTTATAAG GGAATACTTGAAAAAGGACAAGAAATAGCTGTCAAGCGGCTGTCTAAAACATCCACGCAAGGAGAAGATGAGTTCAAGAACGAAGTGGTATATATTGCCAAACTTCAGCATAGAAATCTTGTGAAGATTCTTGGATGTTGCTctgaaggagaagaaaaaatgttgaTATATGAGTACTTGTCAAACGGAAGTCTTGATTCATTTATATTTG GTGGCAGACAAAGCAGGATATTAGACTGGTCTGAGCGATTTCACATTATCAATGGGATTGCTCGGGGACTTGTGTATCTGCATCAAGATTCTCAACTGCGGATAATTCATAGAGACCTGAAAGCTACTAACATCTTGCTAGACAATGATATGAATGCAAAGATATCAGACTTTGGTATAGCAAGATGCCATGAAGAGGATGGTAATGAAGCCATGACAAACCGAGTTATTGGAACATA CGGGTACCTCTCACCAGAATATGCGCTATATGGGCAATACTCTGTAAAATCAGATGTGTATAGCTTTGGTATCTTAGTACTGGAAATTGTGAGTGGAAAAAGCAACAGACGATTCGCTCCTTCAAACCTTAACCGTAGTCTAATTGGGCAT GCATGGGAACTCAACAAGGAAGGTAGGTCAATAGAACTACTTGATGAACGCGTAGGTGATTCTTGTTCTACACCTCAAGAAGTGGTACGATCAATTGGTGTTGGTCTATTATGTGTCCAAGAACGTCCAGATGATCGTCCAAGTATGTCTTCCGTAGTTCTAATGTTAAACAATGAAGGTACGCTGCCTCAGGCTAAACTACCAGCTTTTTACATGGAAGGAGATGCATCAGATACTGAATTACATTCTAGCCAATTTGCACATAGTACAACGGGTGACACCCCGTTAGAAATTAGATGA